The window CTGAAGCAAAATGATGTAAAGCAAAGCTTGCTTCGTAGCTAGGACATCAGAACCTGTTGAGCTCTGCAGGAATCTCCACACCACAATCTGCATAGATGCATAAGAAGAAAGTAAAGACTAAAGAGAATGAGAATATATCCATTCAGCGAAGCAACTCTATGCTTTGATTCATAAAAGAATGTTTAAGCATTAGAAATAAAAGGGATAATTACATTTTTGGGCTGCCCAAAAAATAATAGCCAGTAAATATATATGTGTTGTATATcaactataaatataaatatacatataatacAAATAACGGAAAAGGCCCAAAAATATCCTTGAACTATtcgaaatagctcaaaaatatccTCCGTTTGTTTTTTGTGCCAAAAATATCCCTGCCGTCTatgttttggcccaaaaatgccccTAAACCGTTAGTTTTGCCATTGAAGCTGACATGACAGTCCAACTGGGTTAGAATTGCTTACATGGTAGTCAACCTAAGCAATCCAtatgtgaaaattattttttcggaaattttttttttcccgaattttttaacaaaatataaaatcaacatttattctgaaaaaagtaaaaaaaatcgaaaaaaatatttatttcggaattttttaattaaaatacaaaatcaacacttattccgaaaaaagtaaaaaatttacgAAAAAATTATTCTTGATTCGGGTTTATGAGTTTTTTAATCAAATCATAAACCcgattcaaaaataattttttcgtaaattttttacttattttccggaataagtgttgattttgtattttaattaaaaaattctgaaataaatatttttttcgaaattttttacttttttcagaataaatgttgattttatattttattaaaaaattctggaaaaataaaatttccgaaaaaataattttcgcATATGGATTGCTTAGGTGGACGACCATGTAAGCAATTCTAACCCAGTTGGACTGCCATGTCAGCTTCAATGGCAAAACTAACAGTTTAggggcatttttgggccaaaacatAGACGGCAGGGATATTTTTGGCACCAAAAACAAACGGAggatatttttgagctatttcgaATAGTTCAAGGATATTTTTGGACCTTTTCCGGAAAATAAATTGGTAGAACTAAGGTGATTATATAATCAGTGTATATGTTTTCTATATTTGGGCTACCGCCTGTAACTATTTTGGGCTGCAGGGGCCAAAATGATAAAAGCCCAAGAATAAACCCATATAAAACATTCTATGGCTGCCCCAACATATACACTTGTTCAGAATCAGGAAACACATAAGAATAAGATCAAGAATTACATAATAAGAAGGAAACCGTAGTCCAGTATCTTTAAGATCTGTGGCCATCAGAGGCATGGTAAAGATTACTAAAGTGAATAAGATTTCCATATGGATAGAAGTAAAAGAAATATAAAAGCACTTCTTTTAACCTGAGGCAAGGGGATCACAGCAAGAAAATCGATGATAAAATAGAACCGCAAGTATCTTTTAGCAATCTGTGCAGGATCTATCACAAGTTCACCCCGTCCAAAAACTCGAGATGACGGTGCAATATAAGCCGTGCGAAACTGAAGAGCCATGTGAATAAGATAGAAAGCATCAATCACTGTACGTAGGGTAGTGGCTATGACAGCGAGCTTCCTGTCAATCTGAAGGCAATTTGACTTATTATCAAAAACTGGAAGGTAGAAAAACAGTGGATCCACCGACACGGCTAGAATACATGATACAACAAACAGCTTATTCCATAAGAGAAGGAATTTATCTTGAGGGTCAAAAATCTTTTTCTCTGAAACTTTCAAATCTTCAGGAAATACAGCCCGAGAGACACCAAAGCCGAGTATTGATTTAAGTCCTTCAGATCCTTTTTTCATTCCTCGCTTAAAAGACCTTGACGGGCTGTTAGTCGCATGGCCTGAACGTTTTCTACCGTCGATGTTGAAGCCGCATTTATTTGTTGCTAGTGATGCGGAAGGAGAGGATAGTCTGGAATCCAAGTCATCCAACCTAAAATAAAATGTGAAGAGCAATATTAGATGCCAAAAAGAAGCTAAGATAATCAGGGAAGAAAAATCAACAGTGAAGAAACTGTAATAATCGTGCTGTTAATGTTAATTCTCCTCGTTCTCGGACTTAAATTACCCAActtcaaaaatatcatatctGCTTCATTGTCTTTAACTATTAGGCCTGAGAATCCTTCAAATGTCAAATATACAGTAAAAGCCTAGAAACAATCACGTAAGCCAATGAAGGTATCAAAGAAACTACTTTTTAAAGTATAAtacataacaaaaataaaattaaaaaaactaatTTGTATAGTACTATGCCTAACTTAACCTCAGAATACTAGGTAAAAGATAATCAAGTAAACGAAAAGATACTTAACTTCAGAAGATGAgataaaggaaaataaattgaaaggaAAAGCAAATTAACAACCTTCAGGAGAATTAAATTCCAGTACCTTACAAACTTCTCCCGCTGTCCCCCCAGATATTGGGACTTGGAACCGCAGTCGAACATTTTGTACAATCAAACACATATAAAGTCACTGCAGCAGAATAAAATTTCAAGTTAATCATAGTCTTGAACAGTTTAGCCTCAGTTTCACAAAAGTTGCCATATATGAACAGAGCTTTTTTGCAGTCAAGGAAATGGTCTTGAATCCAATGAGTTCTAAATAGTCATAACAACATCAGCCAAGAGGATAAGTTTTTCTCAAACACATTAATATACATTTGGAGCGATGCggtaattaaaataattgaattgaCCAATTATATTATTCTCCTTCTTTCATCAAAATTTAGATGGTGCCTGGCCCCATTGTTTTCGACTCTCAATTCCCTCTTCAGCATTTGATCCGCTGTCACAATAGAGTATTTATCTTTCTGTGGTTTAGCAATTAAGCCATTTCATCTAGGCATACATAAAGATTTCAGAGCTTAACCTACTGAAGCTGAAGCAACAGCCTTAAACGAAGATTTATTTGTACCTTACACTTTTTGTCTCACCACTTGTGGAATTacactggatttgttgttgttgttttacacTTTTCCACCAAGTTATTACTTCAGAGCGCAGTAAAGCTCCTAAAATTTAGACTATTTGGCAATTAAACCAACGTAGCTATCGCGAAAAATTTACAAACTTCAAACCAAAGAAAAAGAAGGTTTGCATTTTACAAACATCAATAGAAACTTCAAAATGCAAATTTCCAGAAACTAACTCAAATACCCTAAACTTGAACTTTTAATTTCCTACATTTTGGTACTACCGCAGTAAGCCTAATCAACCTTCCCCTTTCCTCTACCCTTTATATAATTTTTCTTATGACGGTGGTGTCCGAGCCAGCTCGTGCGTACCTCGACTATTCCACCAGGTACTTTCTATCTCCCACCAACACAGGTACCGGGTAACTCTATCCAAGGCCTAGACATAGGGGAAAAATCATGTAGTGTTTTTACCCtatataattattttatcttgagaTGATCCAAATTTGGACAAATTCTAAATCTCaatttcatttcaacaaataacaaaataatTTCAGTATACTCAtgttgactgaatttcagatgaAGTCCATATTTCTACAACTAAGTTCCAATCCCATCAACATTGAGTTTTTAATCTTACCCTTTTCATCTATACACAAAATGACATAACCCCTTTTGATTTAACTCATCAAGATTGGGTTTTTAATCTGACCCTTTTGATTTAATCCATCAAGattgactttttaataaaaccCTTTTGATTTAATCCATCAAGATTGAATTTTTAGTCTTTATTGACCATTTTCAGatgcaaattttgcatttaaatcAGATAAAACAGTTCAATAAACTGAACAATTTATAGCATAAAGAGCAAAGTAGTTTAAAAAAGAGAAACTGAAATATACAAGGTAATTACTAAAATATATGAGTATAGATCAGAGAAAGGGGACTTACCGTTGAAGTCTTGAGAAATTAATTCATGGAgataggaagaagaagaagaaaaaggaaatggTGGGGTGGTTGTGTGGGGGTGGTGGGGTTAAGAAGGAGCAGAAGATGAAGTCAAAATAGACATATCTAAAGAATGTACCAAAAGTGAGTAACAGAAAACGGTGTAATTTACAGACAGAAATAAGTTGGTAAAATGACTGCTCCAACCcccccgccccccccccccccccaaacccaaaAGAGTCCACGCCTAAATATCTTTTTAGAgccccgtttggacataagaatttttttcactttttttcgaaatttttttacttttttcaaatTCAATATTTCGTCATaaagttttcaattttcatttgaagatgaatttttaaatttttcaaaaatgtgaAAAACTCAAAAGgctgttttcaaaattttcactcacaacttcaaaaacaacccaaaattatattcatgtccaaacacaactctaattttcaaataccattttcacttgaaaaaaagaaatccttttttttgaaattttacaattcttatatccaaacgctcacttaatttttttcctttaatttctcAACCAATATTCAATTTCTATTTTGAGGTCCGACTAATTTATATTTGCGTCAAAAAATCTTACTTGTGAATAATGCACTCTCTATCAAACGCGACTTTATACTAGGGATAGAGGAATACTTCACTCAAACTATTGATACTGTTACTCCTTTTTATTGAATGAAAAACTCTCTTCTTGGGGGAAAAAAATTTGTTCTTCCTTTTTCTAATGACTTAAATTAATTTGCATCACATTTCCATAGTTCCTCTGTTTCGTTACATGTGGTACTTCCCTTATTGATTTGTTTAAATAAAAATGTCACCTTTTATGGTATTTAAAAATAGGGAAATTTGTACTTATAATCCTTCAAATGGTGACAAAATATGATTTTGATTCTTTTTCTAGTGAACATTCGCAAACTTAATGAATTACTAACCTGTCACTTGTGACTCGTGTTATTGTCGAATTTGTAATGTACTCCAAATTTGAGGTTCATATAATTCTGAATTAATGTGTAAATTAATTAACGAGGACCAAAAATACATATTTTACTTAATTCAAGGTTAAACAAGCATGTTTCACAAAGAATCATAAACAAAAATCAGAATATATTAACAATTGAGGGATCAAAAGTTCAAATATCCAttgaaaataatttgattttATACTTCTCATTTTACTTTAATGACATAattttataacctcaaaaatgtCATGATATATTTAAGACTGCAAATTTCAAAACTCTTAGCTTTAAATTTTGCATTTTACCTTTAATGACATGATTTTATAATCCCTAAACTGTCATGATATATTTAAGACTATAAGTTTCAaaactcttattttctttctttttttgaatttcacGTTCAGTCAAACACCTtcatataaaatgaaaagattaAAGAATTTGGAATAAAAATCATTTGACTTGGATAAATCACCTAAGcgggaaaaaataattaaaatattataatttaaaaaattactaTATGTGATTAATAATTTAAAGGAAGAAATAAGCATTACATGAAATAAGAGGAGAAAATTGTTGAGAGTTTATCGTAGGATGAGGCATTTGATTTTTAAGGTAATCTGAGTCGAAACATGATTTTCACCCTATACGATTACAACATCTAGTTTTGAGAATTAAACAAAATAAGTTTTCTTAAATTATTACTATTACAAACTGTTAgtactgtatttgtaaaataattctggaaatataaatgaacataaacagaaatgaacataaacaggAATGAACTACGAAATAACAGAAAaccaattcgagcccactgaattcacaatgtttccttaaggaatttatcccctcctagtacccaaggttatggattatttcctctcaggatagaacgaattacacactggtgtagtgtaCTTCAAactccagtgtttcagcgaacacaaagttcggtagcaaatcacacttattgTTGCTTTGTTTGATGTTTAAACTATgcagaaggaggagaaactcagaaaatagtatggaaattctgagcagaatagCCTTATATctatagccaaagttgggctgaaatctaaagaggtgcaactcttcagaatggctgTTTCTGCAAAACGGTCACtgcataaatggctatttactcaacaataaagagggaaaataaagagggaaaataaagagggtaattaattttctgttaccaaaataggaaaaaaggattggaagatttaatattaatatttattttaatattaatattctgttattaaaacaaatatttaataacatttctgttaatattttactattaataaataaatttggtccaaaaagttAATCAATCAATTAACCGAAGCCGAATCctagcgagcgacgacgacggcgcgacgcttgccttcttctcaactctttaagagctagaagaagagcaattgcttatttACCCATAAAACCTCTTCCTTTTCatatgggacaatgtccattTGCCAAgtggggaaacttaaaatttcactcaaaaatttcatttcccttcatttctcattcaccctcttttaagtatttaatatattaattaaatacaaaaaaaaaaaccaacacaAACAAATTTAAATCAGTTATATGAATCCTAATCATATTTTTCCATTTAAATTTATCTCAAAAGTCAACAATATACTAAGTAGAAATAAGTTAAAATACAAACATTTTATTTagcaagaaaaaataataattaagaacTGCTTCCCCAATGCACTCAACAGAGGGTCATAAATGTCTTACATTCTTACTTTTTTTCGAATAAATAAAGATTTATCATTTGATTTCCACCAAAGATAAATGCATCATgccataaatatttttttaaaaaaactaagcAGTCGCGTGCTTTTCATATATTGATACTTGATCATTTTTACTAGAGTTGAATCAAATCCCAATTAACgaatcaaatatatattttttttattacaagAGTTATTGATTACGCTTAAGTTGCAGTTATTCCATTTCTGTTACCAGAACAAGTGATAGAAGACAAATGAAGATAACATTTTCGCGGGCAATTTGTCGAGCAACACTTGATTaatgtaataaataaataattgaggTACTTCTGGACTGCAGAGACAAGAAGTCTATCTCACACCATGATTGGAACATCGTTACCCAAtattttataatgtattgtattgtactattTTATGGATAAAACGTTGAATAAATTATATCGTTTGCAGTTGTTAAATAACATTTTTGTTGTTTGGTTTGACTGTATCGTACTATACTGCAACTAATATGTTCTCTAAACTACCCcaattgttttaaataaaatttatcaagaactacacataaaaataatttaagaaaacctCTTTCTACTAATTTATCATTAATTACGTAATTGGAAACAAGAGCAAAAACCCGAGAAAAAAAAGTTAATTAATATTagctaaaaaaatattaaaacgatAGAAAGAGACAGAATCAAACAGAGACTTGGATAAAAAATAAGGGACAAACCAACTATAAAAAAGATGAAAGAAGACAAAGTAGGCCAATAGGTTAAAGAtttaaagttaaaattaaaaaaaaattaaatgataaaataaaattatagaataacaagtaagaacataattagaaaagaaaataggaaacaatcccaccacaccaaatcggttgttTCATAAAATGGGGCTTTTGATTGTTCCGGGACAATGAATTtacaatacgatacaatcaattttctaggttttttttCTGAGTGTTAAAACGATAGATTTTGCTTTTGCCAATGAATTGGATCCGCCCCGATTCGATCAATAATGAGATTCTTGGCTAGAGAAAGGTTCTGTGACATGGACGCCCAACCCAACTCGGTCGGTCGGCCCACCTAACAGATGATGAGATTCTCGATCGATTTGATCGAATTTCAAAAAGTCTTTCTCACTATTCAGAACAGTGGAGCTTTCGATCAAGATCTTCTCGCCTCACCCTTTTGGGCTCTCGCTTGAATCaattttaaataaacaatcaaaccaaacattattttgggataacaatacaatacgatacaatggataacaaccatccaaacaagctccCAAAATAGATTGCACCCAAAATAGATTGCACCATTCGTATTTAGTACAATTTTATTTAAATACACAAGTATTCACTCTCCGCCTTTTTCTCTTTCCCCTGCCCTCTTAATCCTGTAATGGGTAAGATCTTACCCGATATTTACATGAGATCAATATATTTTGCTATGGTTAAGTAATAAATGAGGTGAAAATGCACAATAATTTACCATGGTTAGATGAGTAAAAGAGTATTCAGAAAACACATGTATGTTACCATTGATTTGATATCAATATCGGATGCGAATAAATTATAACTTGCTTGGAGTCTAACTTCAATTTCTGTGCACTGATAGTGTAAAAATTTTACACCATTACTGCAATTTAACCAGTTATAACAAGTTACTACTCTGTTTTCTAGGTTACCATCTCAGGCTTGACATAGCATTCCACAATTTTTGTTGATCAACTTACCCAATATTGCAAAAATTCTTACATTGTCAGTGCACAGAACATAAAACTCAAAAGCAAATTATTAGCTGCCCTGCACAATTGAGTATTGGCGCCGCAAAAGGCAATGTTGTGACGTAGTGGCAATTGAGAGGAGCAGGGCAAGCAAAGGAGACTACTGCCAATTTCAACAAAAAGAAGACACAGCCAATGTTCACTTTCAACTCCGAATAGATCTCTCAGTTGATGGATAAAAAATATCATCCAAGTATATGAGTACACAACCAGGTTTATATCCTTCAGCCCAACTGAAACTGCTCACAATGTAAACTTCTGCTAAAGAGGGCATAGCAGCATTTCAGGTGAAAATGACTCGGGAAATAAAAGTGTCAATTCCTATTACACGTTATTAACACAGTATAAACAAACAGAAATAAGGGCATAGTTAAAGGTTGTGCAATCCATATGGCATCACATGAATCACTGCATAAAATCTGGTCGCTTGGCTGCATGGTGACATCACTAAGTGATTGAATGAGATGCACCCGTCACATATTGaatgaaccccccccccccccaaccaaaaaaaaaaaaccagtaCACGGCTCTCAGAatatcgggggggggggggggttaaagcAGATTAagtttcttttctctctttttttacaGTTCAAATTTTGACGTTGTAGATGCTTAATGGGGATTAGAATCAAAATGATAACATTACAAACATATTGCTGTAAATGGAGGCTTGAAACAGGGAGAGCAATCATTTGCAAAAATTGAACTTAACTTAAACctcattccttcttttttttttcccagATAACATATTAGTAAAAACTATACATAGAAACTTGATGCTGTTAAGAAAAGTAATAGATCAGACAAACCATTTTCATATTGCAAATTATTAAAGTAACAGAAGCTCAAGTATAGGATGACAATCTGCTAGGAAAGCATACCTTTCTGCACCTGTTCCCAAATCCTTATAACTTTCTGATGCTTAAGTCGAAAAAAGAAACGAAATCACAGGTTGAATATATCCCTCAGCCTCGATGAATGAGCACCTCCTTTATCACATTCCTGGCTTCGCTACACAACACATCTGAATCATTTCCTTTTAAAGGCTGGTGGACGACAACTTTAACTAATCCTGGATATACTCTACCCTCCAGCCCTGCTGGCATTATGCTGCCTGTTCCGGTAATAGTAATTGGAACCACAGGCACTCCGGTTTTGGCAGCAACACTAAAGGCACCTTTCTGCATCACCAGCAAGGAAAAAAAATAGATAAGAGCTAAACAGAAGGCCAGCGCGCCTTCACTAGTTTTATTTACTATAAATTCTTGTAATCAATGACCCATAAAAAAGAATACCAGACTATGGTTCCATGAGTTGACTAAGGCCTTGTGCTTAATAGCCAAGGCATCAAGGCCTTCAAAATTACTTTGACATTAATTACTTTCTCCATTTGTGCAAGCTACATAGTGAGTTTTCCCCCATTTTTTGGGTGTGTGGAGGTGACTGGGATGAGGCTGGGGTGGggtgggttggggggggggggagtttttGGTCATAGACCTTACCTTGAAAGGGCCTAATTTTCCATCTTTACTCCGAGTACCCTCTGGGAAGAAAAAGACAGATGCCCCCTTCTTGACTAGATCTATGCATCGCTTGAGACATTCCTAAATTCATAAAAGCTAATAAGCAGGTCGAAATTCAAACTTCCAATAGGATTCAAAAATGTCAAAACTGTTGACATATGATTGAATAACTTAAAAAGAATCAGCATAGGCATGAGGATATGTGTTAGTAATCACATCAAAGAAAAAGTACCAATTGACTTCTGCTGTCCATGCGCCTCAACGGAATCAGACCCATCAGATACATGGCCCATCCAATAATAGGAAAGAGGAAAATCGCAGTCTTgctgataaacttgaagtttctTCCAAGAGTAAGTAATGTATATATGTCCAGAAAGCTCTGATGGTTGGACACATACACAGCAGGAGTATCTGGAGAAGGAAGATTCTCCAAGCCCTCAAACTCAACGTTATAAAATGGAGTAATGGTCAAGGTTGCCCATGTCCGGGCAACAAGATGGTGAGCATTTCTACGGCATCGATCAAACAAGAGTACAAAAGGATGCTGCACAAGCATGATCATGAACAAAAAGATGGAAGAGAAAGCAGTGACTGAGTAAAAGCAAATCGCTCTCACTTTTGACCTCAACTCCAGTCCTGTAAAAGAGATGTATCTTTGTAAAAGATGAAACCTCCAAGCAAATAAGTGGGTAAAGCAATTTTGAATGCACCTGACAGTGGATAAGCAGCACCAGCTGAGCTGGTATTAGCAAGTTCGGACCTAGCAATAATGTGCCTCAATGATCTTTGTTGTCTATAAAAGCTATTATTTCCATAACTGTTATTACGCTTCTTTCCTTGGGGGAAAGAGTGAAGGGAGACACATGCTTGTCTACTTGTGCCAAAAACTGTACTGCCTGGGAGGGCATCTGCAAAAAATAAGCTAAGTTAATTAGCAGATGAAATCCGGGATAACTATTCAacatcaaatacacaaaatagaACACAAAGAGCATGTGGGGAAAGCCCAATTGAATAATCCATCAGAGAAAATCAGACACTTTAGAAAGCAATCAAGTCGAAAAAAGCAGAGTCACTTTTCTTCTAATGTCTGAAGAGAGAATCGACCAAGCAAAGAAAATTGATATCTACGGAGTATGTTAGCCGAAGACTACAACTTCCTTTTATTAATTAATAACCTTCCTTTTCTTCTGAAACCAAACAAGACAAAATTTTAAGGTGGCGTTTGCTTCAGTTTTGCAAAAGCTAAGTTTCGAATTGTTTCAGTTTTTGCAAAAACTGTTTGTTTGATGGACTTTTTGCAAAACAGGCAACCTTTTTTTGGAAGTTTACACGCTCAGTTGTTTTAATCTTGCAAAAAGTCAATACTCATTTTTGCAGAATTGGGAACACTGAGTTTGGAAACTTCCAAAAAAGGTATCTATTTTTGCAAACACTCCATCAAACCAACATTTCCtacaaaaactgaaagaaaacATTCCAAACTCAATAGATCTTATCTTTCCTAGCTTATATGGAAAAGGTCGTCTTTCCTATCCGAACAACTTGTTCTACCTTATTCAccattcactttttttttttcatcagTATTTTAAATATCAGCATATATGGTAGATATATAGGCAGAGCAGTCCAATCATGTGAAGGCAAGTCTAAATCAGCAAAGTCACTTCAAAATGCAGAATATTAATGAATCTGGTTGTTCATCCTTTTGGCTTGGTTGGTCTCATTTCCTTGAGATCCCTAAGAGATTTCGAACTATTTCTGATTGTCTGTTTTAATTAGCAAGCCATAAGCTTAACCGGAGCAGTGTTTAAAAAGGCGCCCGCTTCCTCGCTTTAAGCGAGAAGCGATGCGAAGCGAGAAGGTGCACGCTTCATATGGGTGAAGCGACTCAGGTATAAAAAAGCGACCGCTTCCCACTAAAAAGCGAGAAGCGATCAAGCGATGTGATGCGAAGGAAGCGACCGCTTCTGTGCCCTATTTTATTAAAAACGAAATCAGTTGTGTCTTCCATTAAACGAAGAGCAACAGCAGCGACTAGGGTTTTAAAGCAGAGCATCTGATAGCATCGACtaggtttcttcttcttctttctttttttctttcactGTTTAAACGTCCAAATAGCAGCGAAATGCTGGCGAATTTTTTTTACCTTCGATGCTTTCTCAGAATTGATGCCAATCCTTGGGTTCTTCTTTCGCTGCCCAGTTTTTAACAGAGAATTACTGCCCTTCCTCTAATTTTTAT is drawn from Nicotiana tabacum cultivar K326 chromosome 9, ASM71507v2, whole genome shotgun sequence and contains these coding sequences:
- the LOC107762757 gene encoding 1-acyl-sn-glycerol-3-phosphate acyltransferase BAT2, chloroplastic-like, which codes for MEVSKFNTFHFLPSPPFRFWKKEVNLPLSPSLHSQLTASDGNHSWCSSLRQSIGRNSTFYALPGSTVFGTSRQACVSLHSFPQGKKRNNSYGNNSFYRQQRSLRHIIARSELANTSSAGAAYPLSGLELRSKVRAICFYSVTAFSSIFLFMIMLVQHPFVLLFDRCRRNAHHLVARTWATLTITPFYNVEFEGLENLPSPDTPAVYVSNHQSFLDIYTLLTLGRNFKFISKTAIFLFPIIGWAMYLMGLIPLRRMDSRSQLECLKRCIDLVKKGASVFFFPEGTRSKDGKLGPFKKGAFSVAAKTGVPVVPITITGTGSIMPAGLEGRVYPGLVKVVVHQPLKGNDSDVLCSEARNVIKEVLIHRG